The following coding sequences are from one Musa acuminata AAA Group cultivar baxijiao chromosome BXJ1-6, Cavendish_Baxijiao_AAA, whole genome shotgun sequence window:
- the LOC103988942 gene encoding uncharacterized protein LOC103988942 produces MDLASAGTAAAQAWLLTPPVDRSRFPRNLFGVCSRSLLPPPKLWFLSRHPERGVSLISRAKRRGSASQRPPPKQATLEEEEEEEEEVDEERVVVAEEGLEVEFSDDLVEVMEDDDNFEDELEENDFEEEEANLFVGDGGAGGGISLAGMWWDKEALALAEEVSMSFDGDLKIYAFKTTANSTIRVRIEKISTKYGSPSIDDIEAFSKAYRSRLDEAELAERIPDNISLEVSSPGLERVVRIPDELERFKDRPMYVKYISDGAASASPQESDGVFKLISYDMELCQCTWGLADVKINRQKAGKGRPLSKKQREWRLQTPFESLCLVRLHSDC; encoded by the exons ATGGATTTGGCTTCCGCGGGAACGGCAGCAGCTCAGGCGTGGCTGCTCACTCCACCGGTCGACCGCTCCCGCTTCCCAAGGAATCTTTTCGGTGTTTGCTCCCGGTCTCTCCTTCCTCCACCGAAGTTGTGGTTCCTCTCACGGCACCCTGAAAGAGGAGTCTCCCTCATCAGCCGCGCGAAGAGGAGGGGCTCCGCTTCCCAGCGACCCCCACCAAAGCAGGCCACacttgaggaagaagaagaagaagaagaagaagtcgatGAAGAACGAGTAGTAGTGGCGGAAGAAGGGTTGGAAGTCGAATTTTCCGATGACCTTGTAGAGG TGATGGAAGATGATGACAACTTTGAAGATGAATTAGAGGAAAATGActttgaggaagaagaagcaAATCTCTTT GTTGGAGATGGTGGTGCAGGAGGTGGAATATCTCTTGCTGGTATGTGGTGGGACAAAGAAGCATTGGCTCTTGCAGAAGAAGTTTCAATGTCATTTGATGGTGATTTGAAGATATATGCTTTTAAAACTACTGCTAATTCAACCATACGTGTGCGGATTGAAAAGATTTCTACCAA GTATGGCTCTCCAAGTATTGATGATATCGAAGCCTTCTCCAAAGCCTATCGCTCCCGCTTAGATGAAGCTGAACTCGCTGAAAGAATACCAGATAACATTAGTTTAGAG GTCTCATCCCCTGGTCTTGAAAGGGTTGTTCGCATCCCAGATGAGCTTGAGCGGTTCAAGGACCGACCCATGTATGTGAAGTATATCAGTGATGGCGCTGCAAGTGCTTCCCCGCAAGAGAGTGATGGTGTGTTTAAGCTTATATCCTATGATATGGAATTATGCCAGTGCACTTGGGGTTTAGCAGATGTGAAGATAAATAGGCAGAAGGCAGGGAAAGGAAGACCTCTAAGCAAGAAACAAAGAGAATGGCGGCTGCAGACGCCATTCGAGTCCTTGTGTCTGGTCCGACTACATTCTGACTGCTGA
- the LOC135676759 gene encoding pentatricopeptide repeat-containing protein At3g26540-like, giving the protein MAASARSVLNRLIQRAARPKRSRKPSSSSSRTVIRRHLDSGDLPKTIAALSSSPAPFPASLYARLLRLCSSKRSLVDVRRVESHLVAFNPSPSTFLLNRTIEAYAHCGSPTDARELFDEMPKRDGGTWNAMIVAYRCSDCPDEALALFSTMNGSGIHPKDVTLASVLGCCGDLLALLLARQIHCLVLKYGYFPNVILDTSVVDVYGKCFAMDDARKMFDSIIDPNDVSWNVIVRRYLEAGKAREALLMFFRMIRGGVKPLSFTVSNALIACSEALALKEGHQIHSTVIKAGFEGDNIVGSSLMEMYAKCGVVQDARQLFDQVPSKDVVSWTSMLSGYATCGRIDEAEKLFDEMPEKNVVSWNAMLAGYVRFFCLDEALDLFCRMRETIEIDLVTLGLVLNVCAGMSDLDRGKQVHGFSYRHNSGSNLFFSNALIDMYSKCGCLRNAEVCFRMVSRRDTVSWNSLISGYARYCRSEEALAAFSEMQFETTPNELTFSIALAACANIFMLEHGKQIHAYMVRNGFELDVIIRGTLVDMYSKCRLIEYAMRVFEEESFRDLILWNSMILGCAYNRRGERSLELFEEMRKEGIAADNVTFVGVLLACISEGYVDLGRRYFNLMSDEYGVIPRVEHYECIIELLGIHGFMVELEDFIQRMPFEPTIPMWTRIFDCCREHGNRSLGERAAKCINKSNPINPVQFEILERTELDTKKEAHHL; this is encoded by the coding sequence ATGGCGGCGAGCGCCCGTTCCGTCCTCAACCGTCTCATCCAACGTGCCGCCCGCCCCAAGCGATCCCGCaagccctcctcctcttcttcccgcACCGTTATCCGACGGCACCTCGACTCCGGCGACCTCCCAAAGACCATTGCCGCCCTTTCCTCCTCCCCTGCCCCCTTCCCCGCCTCCTTGTACGCTCGCCTCCTCCGGCTCTGCTCCTCCAAGCGCTCCCTCGTCGACGTCCGCCGCGTCGAGTCCCACCTCGTCGCCTTCAACCCCTCACCCTCCACCTTCCTCTTGAACCGCACCATCGAGGCCTACGCCCACTGCGGCAGCCCCACCGACGCCCGCGAACTCTTCGACGAAATGCCCAAGCGGGACGGCGGCACTTGGAACGCCATGATCGTTGCCTACCGTTGTTCGGACTGCCCCGACGAGGCGCTTGCCCTCTTTTCCACCATGAATGGGTCGGGCATCCACCCCAAGGATGTCACCTTGGCGTCCGTGCTTGGCTGCTGCGGCGATCTCTTGGCCTTGCTTCTCGCCAGGCAAATTCATTGTCTCGTTTTGAAGTACGGCTATTTTCCGAACGTGATCCTCGATACTTCCGTCGTCGATGTCTATGGTAAGTGCTTTGCAATGGACGACGCAAGGAAGATGTTCGACTCGATCATTGACCCAAATGACGTATCTTGGAACGTGATTGTGCGGCGGTACCTTGAAGCAGGGAAAGCTAGAGAAGCATTGCTTATGTTCTTCCGGATGATCAGAGGAGGGGTCAAGCCTTTGAGCTTTACCGTGTCGAATGCTCTTATTGCCTGTTCTGAGGCCCTTGCGCTCAAGGAGGGGCACCAAATTCATTCAACTGTGATCAAGGCCGGTTTTGAAGGGGACAATATTGTCGGGAGCTCTCTCATGGAAATGTATGCAAAGTGTGGGGTTGTTCAGGATGCTCGTCAACTATTTGATCAAGTGCCTTCCAAAGATGTTGTCTCATGGACTTCTATGCTCTCAGGTTATGCAACCTGTGGGAGAATAGACGAGGCTGAAAAGCTCTTCGATGAGATGCCTGAAAAGAATGTGGTCTCGTGGAATGCAATGTTGGCTGGTTATGTTCGATTCTTTTGTTTGGACGAGGCGTTGGATCTTTTTTGCAGGATGAGGGAGACTATAGAGATCGACCTTGTTACTCTTGGTTTAGTACTGAATGTTTGTGCAGGAATGTCTGATCTTGATCGAGGAAAACAAGTTCATGGGTTTTCTTATAGGCACAATTCGGGATCCAACTTGTTCTTTAGCAATGCACTGATCGATATGTATTCAAAATGTGGGTGCTTGAGAAATGCTGAGGTTTGCTTCAGGATGGTCTCCCGGCGGGATACAGTTTCTTGGAACTCTTTGATATCAGGATATGCGCGCTATTGCAGGAGTGAGGAGGCATTGGCTGCTTTCAGTGAGATGCAGTTTGAAACTACTCCAAATGAGCTCACTTTCAGCATAGCATTGGCTGCTTGTGCAAATATCTTCATGCTTGAGCATGGAAAGCAAATTCatgcatacatggtcagaaatggtTTTGAGCTGGATGTCATAATTAGAGGAACGCTAGTTGATATGTACTCAAAGTGTCGGTTGATAGAGTATGCCATGAGAGTTTTTGAAGAGGAGAGCTTTCGGGATCTGATCCTTTGGAACTCCATGATATTGGGTTGTGCTTATAATAGGAGAGGTGAGCGCAGTCTTGAACTTTTTGAGGAAATGCGGAAGGAGGGGATTGCAGCAGACAATGTTACATTCGTTGGTGTATTACTTGCTTGTATCAGCGAGGGATATGTTGATCTTGGCCGGCGGTATTTTAATTTGATGAGTGACGAGTATGGTGTCATACCTCGAGTTGAGCATTATGAATGTATCATCGAACTACTAGGCATCCATGGATTCATGGTTGAGCTTGAGGATTTCATTCAACGAATGCCATTTGAACCAACTATCCCGATGTGGACAAGAATCTTCGATTGTTGCCGGGAAcatggaaacagaagtttgggtgaaAGGGCTGCAAAATGCATCAACAAATCTAACCCAATAAATCCAGTTCAATTTGAGATTCTTGAAAGAACAGAACTGGACACAAAAAAGGAAGCACATCACTTGTAG
- the LOC135676760 gene encoding uncharacterized protein LOC135676760, translating to MAAKSSKVLLDKPSKPSFPESLLVGGVQPARVTRGRKPPAAAASVIGGSEPKPLTAAVPQSQFLEKVKDFLGVMAEANEKLEHEVQSSSRPDHDMEVLSGNENEYIEMDLLLGVADLRTAEAVAAAEATMCGFRPSATSSSSSSSSSSDTDDDSDEDEASRRSDERSKRPKIVVLDPSTD from the coding sequence ATGGCGGCGAAGAGCAGCAAAGTGCTCCTGGATAAGCCCTCAAAGCCCTCCTTCCCCGAAAGCCTTCTCGTGGGCGGCGTGCAACCCGCGCGCGTAACCCGAGGCCGCAAACCCccagccgccgccgcctccgtgaTCGGCGGTTCGGAACCGAAACCTCTCACCGCCGCTGTTCCCCAGAGCCAATTTCTGGAAAAGGTGAAGGACTTCCTAGGAGTGATGGCGGAGGCCAACGAGAAGTTGGAGCACGAGGTGCAGTCGAGCTCCCGCCCGGACCACGACATGGAAGTGCTCAGTGGGAACGAGAATGAGTACATCGAGATGGACTTGCTCCTTGGCGTCGCCGACCTTCGCACCGCCGAAGCCGTGGCAGCGGCGGAGGCCACCATGTGCGGCTTTCGGCCGTCCGCAACctccagtagcagcagcagcagcagctcatcTGACACAGACGATGACAGCGATGAAGACGAAGCGTCTCGTCGAAGCGACGAGCGGAGCAAGCGGCCGAAGATTGTTGTGCTGGACCcatcaacggattaa
- the LOC135677508 gene encoding uncharacterized protein LOC135677508, which yields MRVTDIRVITDSQLVARQLDGEYEARDSTMAKYLAQVKNLATRFVHFELSNVPRSENQRADTLAKLASGSAPRARPEAEELPHRAIEVVTTVTDGAPATWVQEMLRFKRDGTLPDDETAARRLRRTQAWYSEEGGRLYKRSFSRPLLRCLEPNEARTVLSDMHEGACGEHIGERALAHKVLRQGYYWPTMRQDAKAFVRRCSSCQEHARISRRPAVLFTPVDCAWPFAQWVEAEPLATITESQVERFVWRNLITRFGLPQSIVTDNGPQFAGRRFQEFCAEHKIQLRFSSVAYPQANGLAEVTNRSIVDGLKRRVSAARSAWIDELPSVLWALRTTPKTPTGESPYSLTFGTEAVLPSEVAVPTPRTASYSEEASCEGL from the exons ATGCgggtgaccgacatacgcgtAATCACCGACTCACAGCTGGTGGCCAGGCAGCTCGATGGCGAATACGAAGCCCGGGACTCGACCATGGCGAAATACTTGGCGCAGGTAAAAAACCTTGCCACCAGGTTCGtccattttgaattgtcgaatgttcccaggagcgagaaccagcgagccgacaccctAGCAAAACTGGCGTCCGGCTCGGCCCCCAGGGCTCGTCCCGAGGCCGAAGAGCTCCCCCACCGAGCCATAGAGGTCGTCACCACAGTCACGGACGGcgcgccggccacttgggtacaagagatgctacgcttcaagcgaGACGGGACCCTACCCGACGACGAAACAGCGGCTCGACGCTTGCGTCGGACACAGGCATGGTACTCTGAAGAAGGAGGACGATTGTACAAGCGATCTTTCTCACGCCCCTTGCTACGCTGCCTAGAGCCGAACGAAGCCCGGACggttctgtccgacatgcatgaAGGAGCCTGCGGGGAACATATAGGCGAacgagccctggcgcacaaggtactccgacaggggtattactggccgaccatgcgccaggatgCGAAAGCTTTCGTGCGGCGATGCAGCTCATGCCAAGAGCACGCCCGCATCTCCCGGCGGCcggcggtcctgttcacccccgtcgactgtgcttggccattcgcgca gtgggtcgaagccgagcccctagcCACCATTACGGAGTCACAAGTGGAAaggttcgtgtggagaaacctcataactcggtttggcctgccccagtccatcgtcaccgacaatggaCCTCAATTCGCCGGAAGGAGgttccaagagttttgcgccGAGCACAAAATTCAGCTGAgattcagctcggtggcttacccccaggcgaACGGGCTAGCTGAAGTAACCAACCGGTCTATCGTCGACGGTCTCAAGAGGAGGGTGTCCGCTgcccgatcggcttggatcgatgagctcccgagcgtcctgtgggcgctgcgcactacccccaagaccccgaccggggagtctccctacagcctcacgttcgggaccgaggccgtatTACCATCCGAAGTAGCCGTCCCAACTCCGCGGACAGCAAGCTACAGCGAAGAGGCCTCGTGTGAAGGACTCTGA